From a region of the Hymenobacter jejuensis genome:
- a CDS encoding TapB family protein, which yields MPRPRSFRPLVAGFALTGAVCCTKPATSSEQVRAVSEPVAAHTPQAAPPTAVDCAHPFGLSDNMEVVYEIRDAAGKPAGQVHNRVVRPSTDTNKEKKQTVTLNNVLLKSGTYDEKNKLLHLQDLTFFCRRDTSFTDGMAQINYDALKSFRDRRLAYTPVPLAWPNQPTVGSQLPSGGVTIDVSSSVVAIAKVYTTLRNRRVVSGPEKISTPAGTFECYRVEAEREQGTAPHADLVLRSVGRVIDYYAPAVGIVKTEVYNKNNKLEQTLTLVSRSGGQ from the coding sequence GTTGCCGGCTTTGCACTGACTGGTGCCGTTTGCTGCACCAAACCCGCGACCTCATCCGAGCAGGTGCGGGCCGTCAGCGAGCCGGTAGCGGCCCACACTCCGCAAGCGGCACCGCCCACAGCCGTCGACTGCGCGCACCCTTTTGGCCTCTCCGACAACATGGAGGTCGTGTATGAAATCAGAGATGCCGCTGGCAAACCCGCCGGCCAAGTGCACAACCGCGTGGTGCGCCCCAGCACTGATACCAACAAAGAGAAAAAGCAGACCGTGACGCTGAACAATGTGTTGCTGAAGAGCGGCACCTATGATGAAAAAAATAAACTTCTTCATCTTCAGGACCTTACCTTCTTCTGCCGCCGCGACACGAGCTTTACCGATGGCATGGCCCAGATCAACTACGACGCGCTGAAGTCCTTCCGCGACCGCCGCCTTGCCTACACGCCTGTGCCGCTGGCGTGGCCCAATCAGCCCACAGTCGGCAGCCAGTTGCCCAGCGGCGGCGTCACCATCGACGTGAGCAGCTCGGTAGTGGCCATCGCGAAAGTATATACCACCCTGCGCAACCGGCGGGTGGTGAGCGGCCCGGAGAAAATCAGCACGCCGGCTGGCACGTTTGAGTGCTACCGGGTAGAAGCCGAGCGCGAGCAAGGCACTGCCCCACACGCCGATCTGGTGCTGCGTAGTGTGGGCAGAGTAATCGATTATTACGCGCCCGCCGTGGGCATCGTGAAGACGGAAGTGTATAACAAAAACAATAAGCTGGAG